One segment of Candidatus Hydrogenedentota bacterium DNA contains the following:
- a CDS encoding aldo/keto reductase — translation MDEKQGKKVMRYCALGKSGIKASVIGMGTWVTGGGMIWGENPDDAESIRAIHAALDTGITLIDTAPSYGRGRSEEVVGKAIRDRRDKVVLATKCGLLVDDARGSFFADFDGHKIYRSLQPHTIREEVEKSLRRLQTDFIDLYQTHWPSAEPVKTPISETMACLMDLKDEGKVRAIGVSNVSLGELKENDSEGELAACQFRYSMLARGAEKDILPFCLKHTIATLTYMSLEQGLLTGKVGMDREFSKDEFRSDTGWNPWFAPENRKRVLDLLAGWNELTVKYRCTLAQLVLAWTLRQPGVTHVLAGARKTSQIEENVAAAGLHIAAEDIDRIRRDVVALGTPS, via the coding sequence ATGGATGAAAAACAGGGGAAGAAAGTCATGAGGTACTGTGCGCTTGGAAAGTCCGGCATCAAGGCCTCGGTCATCGGTATGGGAACGTGGGTGACGGGCGGCGGCATGATCTGGGGCGAGAATCCAGACGACGCGGAGTCTATACGAGCCATACACGCCGCCCTCGACACAGGCATCACGCTCATCGACACCGCTCCTTCGTACGGGCGGGGACGCAGCGAGGAGGTCGTAGGAAAGGCCATTCGGGACCGGCGCGACAAAGTGGTGCTGGCTACAAAGTGCGGGCTTCTCGTGGACGACGCCCGCGGTTCTTTCTTTGCCGATTTTGACGGGCACAAGATTTACCGCAGCCTGCAGCCCCATACCATTCGGGAAGAGGTTGAAAAGAGCTTGCGCCGGCTCCAGACCGACTTCATCGACCTGTACCAGACGCACTGGCCTTCGGCAGAGCCCGTGAAGACCCCCATCTCCGAGACCATGGCATGTCTCATGGACCTGAAGGACGAAGGGAAGGTCCGGGCCATCGGCGTATCGAACGTGAGCCTCGGCGAACTGAAGGAAAATGACTCGGAAGGCGAGTTAGCCGCTTGCCAATTCCGTTACAGCATGCTGGCCCGCGGCGCCGAGAAAGATATACTTCCATTCTGCCTCAAACACACTATCGCCACGCTCACCTACATGTCTCTGGAACAGGGCCTTCTGACCGGGAAAGTCGGCATGGACCGCGAGTTCAGTAAGGACGAGTTCCGAAGCGATACAGGCTGGAACCCCTGGTTCGCTCCGGAAAACCGCAAACGCGTTCTCGACCTTCTTGCAGGTTGGAATGAGCTGACGGTCAAGTATCGTTGCACGCTGGCCCAATTGGTGCTTGCGTGGACCCTTCGGCAGCCCGGCGTGACCCATGTGTTGGCTGGCGCCCGGAAAACCAGCCAGATCGAGGAGAACGTGGCGGCCGCCGGACTTCACATCGCCGCCGAAGACATCGACCGCATCCGGCGCGACGTCGTCGCCCTTGGAACGCCGTCCTGA